A region from the Lentisphaera profundi genome encodes:
- a CDS encoding TonB-dependent receptor family protein has translation MLQKFIKYFALSCALSGTVMAQEANKAEATPKENKKKEADTSSEVKNAQDAADAPIESERVIVTGEIIPDGGQILTGSSKRVDNEDIRKHSYSDINRILYQVPGVNIREEDGYGLFPNISMRGVNSHRSAKITLMEDGITAAPAPYSAPDAYYAPNAGRMDSIEVIKGSGSVQYGPHTTGGVINYVSTPVPTEGETFYWKQLFGSDNDIKTHMYYGDVYDLEAGKLSLLFEGYYRENDGFQDIQHSDRNTGINHQIEPMLKLRFEPKTSKYQYLELKVGYTDMEGNLSYNGLKREDFNSNPNDRYWGTQWDHMDTEAVRTYLKHYIELSNDVSLTNTLYYNRFKRNWHKVKGDPGTDVLRGTAPGEIRLKNNNRDYYQVGLQSEVDWNFDTAGIEHDLKVGTRLHTDKYDDNSWSDYYQTGGNYDVIGYRENEKGSDGNKDYHTDSVALFVQDAIKLTDKLTLTPGVRFEHIRYDYNNDTVGKEDDGKSDVDIWAPSLGFAYDFNEEYQLFGGIHKGFSVVGPPDAVIGAKYESSVNYELGLRYNQIDGKYGAEAVVFFSELEDIYDPDSQASGATESRTIGDGETYGLELSAYADAGRINNWGFSNPWTAAFTWTQSEVTDVNDNLTDTGSFYDGVKDGSDTPYIPEFQYNIGTGLHFSKWGTDVNMTFVDEMFVSAENTTKTDSHVVVDWSAYYKVNNNARVLFNVYNLFDEEYEAAHHPTDIRGGSPRLFYAGFEYKF, from the coding sequence ATGCTCCAAAAATTCATTAAGTACTTTGCACTAAGCTGTGCACTAAGTGGTACTGTGATGGCACAAGAAGCTAATAAAGCTGAAGCCACACCGAAAGAAAATAAGAAAAAAGAAGCCGATACTTCAAGTGAAGTAAAAAATGCTCAAGACGCGGCTGATGCTCCCATAGAGAGTGAAAGAGTTATTGTTACAGGAGAAATTATTCCCGACGGTGGTCAAATCCTTACCGGCAGTAGTAAAAGAGTTGATAACGAAGATATCCGCAAACATAGTTATTCCGATATTAATCGCATTCTCTATCAAGTCCCTGGTGTCAATATTCGTGAGGAAGATGGTTATGGTCTTTTCCCAAATATCTCAATGCGTGGTGTGAACTCTCACCGTTCAGCAAAAATCACTTTAATGGAAGATGGCATTACAGCTGCTCCAGCACCTTACTCAGCTCCAGATGCTTACTATGCACCGAATGCTGGCCGTATGGATAGTATTGAAGTGATTAAGGGCTCAGGTTCTGTACAATATGGCCCACATACAACTGGTGGTGTCATTAACTATGTATCAACTCCAGTACCTACTGAAGGTGAAACTTTTTATTGGAAACAGCTTTTTGGTTCTGATAACGATATCAAAACTCATATGTACTATGGTGATGTGTATGATTTAGAAGCTGGTAAATTAAGTCTTTTATTTGAAGGTTATTATCGTGAAAATGATGGTTTTCAAGATATTCAACATAGTGATCGTAACACTGGGATTAATCATCAGATTGAACCTATGCTTAAATTGCGCTTCGAGCCTAAGACTTCTAAGTATCAATACTTAGAATTAAAAGTTGGTTATACTGATATGGAAGGTAATCTTTCTTATAATGGTTTAAAACGTGAAGATTTTAATAGTAATCCAAACGACCGTTACTGGGGTACTCAGTGGGATCACATGGATACAGAGGCTGTTCGCACCTACTTAAAGCACTATATCGAACTTTCTAATGATGTGAGCTTAACGAATACATTATACTACAACCGCTTTAAGCGTAACTGGCATAAAGTTAAGGGTGATCCAGGTACAGATGTTTTACGCGGTACTGCACCAGGTGAAATCCGTCTTAAAAATAATAACCGTGATTATTATCAAGTCGGTTTACAATCAGAAGTAGATTGGAATTTTGATACTGCTGGAATTGAGCACGATCTAAAAGTGGGTACGCGTTTACATACTGATAAATACGATGATAACTCTTGGTCTGACTACTACCAAACTGGTGGTAACTACGATGTAATTGGCTACAGAGAAAATGAAAAAGGTTCAGATGGTAATAAAGATTACCATACAGATTCAGTGGCTTTATTTGTTCAAGATGCCATTAAATTAACAGATAAACTAACTTTGACTCCTGGCGTACGTTTTGAGCATATTCGTTACGATTACAATAACGATACAGTAGGTAAAGAAGATGACGGGAAATCGGATGTCGATATTTGGGCACCAAGCCTTGGTTTTGCTTACGATTTTAACGAAGAGTACCAACTCTTTGGTGGAATTCACAAAGGTTTCTCAGTAGTTGGGCCTCCTGACGCAGTTATTGGTGCAAAATATGAGTCTTCAGTTAATTATGAATTAGGCTTACGCTATAACCAAATCGATGGAAAATATGGCGCTGAAGCCGTTGTTTTCTTCAGTGAACTCGAAGATATTTATGATCCCGATTCACAGGCATCTGGTGCAACAGAGAGTCGTACTATTGGCGATGGCGAAACGTATGGTTTAGAACTTTCGGCTTATGCTGATGCGGGTCGCATTAATAACTGGGGTTTCTCAAATCCTTGGACAGCGGCTTTCACATGGACACAATCTGAAGTTACGGATGTAAATGATAACCTTACAGATACAGGATCATTCTATGATGGTGTAAAAGATGGTTCAGATACTCCTTACATTCCTGAGTTCCAGTACAACATCGGTACAGGTCTTCACTTTTCTAAATGGGGTACAGACGTCAATATGACTTTTGTTGACGAAATGTTTGTTTCTGCTGAAAATACGACAAAAACAGATTCACATGTTGTTGTTGATTGGTCAGCTTATTATAAAGTGAATAATAATGCTCGTGTACTCTTCAATGTCTACAATTTATTTGACGAAGAGTACGAAGCGGCTCACCACCCAACAGATATCCGTGGTGGATCACCACGCTTATTTTATGCGGGTTTTGAATACAAATTCTAA
- a CDS encoding 3-keto-disaccharide hydrolase, with product MRLLFILLFSSVLVASDNPKAFKDLFNGKDLSGWLNVNTAKDTWSVKDGLLICSGKPIGVMRSEKQYENFILEIEWRHMKAGGNSGVFIWSEGKAFKNRTLPKGVEVQMLELQWSKIHNRTEDYVSGELFGSMGLKTTPDNPRGTRSKSVEMRCKGVGEWNRYTVVAVDGTVKLAINGKFVNGLSMSEIKKGYLCLESEGSEIHFRKIRIMELESGVTSPSQTAPKEKPNE from the coding sequence ATGAGATTGTTATTTATTTTATTGTTTAGTTCAGTTTTAGTCGCTTCAGATAATCCAAAAGCCTTTAAAGATTTATTTAATGGCAAGGATCTTTCTGGCTGGCTTAATGTAAATACAGCTAAAGACACTTGGTCCGTAAAGGATGGTTTACTGATTTGTAGCGGCAAGCCAATAGGCGTGATGAGGAGTGAAAAGCAATACGAAAATTTCATTTTAGAAATTGAATGGCGTCACATGAAAGCAGGGGGCAATTCAGGAGTTTTTATTTGGAGCGAGGGCAAAGCCTTTAAAAACAGAACACTTCCTAAAGGGGTTGAAGTACAGATGCTTGAACTTCAATGGTCGAAAATTCACAATAGAACTGAAGATTATGTGAGTGGTGAACTTTTCGGTAGTATGGGTTTGAAAACTACACCAGATAATCCACGTGGAACGAGAAGTAAGAGTGTAGAAATGCGCTGCAAAGGTGTAGGTGAATGGAATCGTTACACAGTAGTTGCAGTTGATGGTACAGTGAAACTTGCCATCAATGGAAAGTTTGTTAATGGCCTTAGCATGAGCGAAATCAAAAAGGGTTACCTTTGTTTGGAGTCAGAAGGAAGTGAAATCCATTTTCGCAAGATTCGAATTATGGAATTAGAAAGCGGTGTGACGAGCCCGTCTCAAACAGCTCCTAAAGAAAAGCCAAATGAGTAA
- a CDS encoding RNA polymerase sigma factor — translation MKDDYSTSYTLLNRACSSNDSIAWDELIGLYKQYIYVIIRSMNISQADADDVQQQVLLQLWKYLPSFDKNREGTKFRYWLSRVTRNQAINFLRKQKSYESKLDKAKNHEEQGGLDDISPDLEERERKEWELFISNKAMDNIREHFSEKALSAFALTRKGLKPNEISSQIGVSADSVYKYVSRIKLKLIEEIKYLRAELDF, via the coding sequence ATGAAAGATGATTATTCCACAAGTTATACTTTGTTAAATCGCGCTTGCTCAAGCAATGATTCGATCGCATGGGATGAGCTTATAGGTCTCTATAAGCAATATATTTATGTCATCATACGATCAATGAATATAAGTCAGGCCGATGCGGATGACGTTCAGCAACAAGTGCTGCTTCAGTTATGGAAGTATTTACCTAGCTTTGATAAAAATCGTGAAGGAACAAAATTTCGTTATTGGTTATCTCGTGTAACTCGTAATCAGGCAATTAATTTTTTACGCAAGCAAAAATCTTACGAATCTAAATTAGATAAAGCAAAAAATCATGAAGAGCAGGGCGGATTAGACGATATCAGTCCCGATCTTGAAGAGAGAGAACGGAAAGAGTGGGAGCTCTTTATCTCTAATAAAGCGATGGATAATATTCGTGAGCACTTCAGTGAAAAAGCTTTAAGTGCCTTTGCTTTAACGAGGAAAGGTTTAAAGCCAAACGAAATATCTTCCCAGATTGGAGTCAGTGCAGACTCAGTATACAAATACGTAAGCCGCATAAAACTTAAACTGATTGAAGAAATTAAGTACTTGCGAGCAGAACTCGACTTCTAG
- a CDS encoding serine/threonine protein kinase — MNINDNSDESFFSHIDESLSDFFDIELDDKELEAAYPIQNEIKKLSEHYEILGEIDQGGMKKIFRAKDLKAERIVALAQLKREAKQETIEQFLREARLTASLQHPNIITIYDIGIDENNSPFFTMELLEGQTLKSFIENKASQEFNIDVFLKICDAIAFAHSHSILHLDLKPENVYVGSFGQVTVCDWGIARILKQDEEAEVSPQFDPDILNHMTLQGQIKGTPGFMAPEQAMSNQQKDQRTDIYALGGILYFMFSKKAPIQGKEITTLIEKTKRAEIQPLDNYLSLPRALKAILTKCLSPEPQDRYASIIDLKLDIIKYQKGFATLAEDAGLLVHLQLLIRRQYKALVIIMFILALIVLMGTQSLQRIRQERNLALKAEQVAQAERIKAEENLTNLKEAHLQNKLLTEDILELTNEIADSDDLSSAKRKIALLNEALKKESKAKKRKIILRKKALLHFVLQEFTAAAKTFSQMDSQNNLSRLIKISDWAKELKHDSQSLSDSQFAELLLHLGHNQYELIKAMYFKHTKYRSHRIKDSEGSISLAKIMVFYNNKIWEKNKLNGYSEFFVDGRISLANLPISRFIVEPYKINILSEINFDYLDISNTSFFEFVQIKDIPLKTLNISACRLNEINPMRIQILQSTGLKTIIYQDAYLKPEEIQLLSKYFILKKVD; from the coding sequence GTGAACATAAACGATAACAGTGACGAAAGCTTCTTTAGCCACATTGACGAAAGTTTAAGTGATTTCTTTGATATTGAGCTCGATGACAAAGAACTAGAAGCAGCTTATCCCATTCAAAATGAAATTAAGAAACTCTCTGAGCATTATGAAATTTTGGGTGAAATTGATCAGGGAGGCATGAAAAAGATTTTTCGTGCGAAAGACTTAAAGGCTGAGCGCATTGTTGCCCTCGCACAATTAAAACGTGAAGCAAAACAAGAAACCATTGAACAATTTTTGCGTGAAGCACGATTAACTGCTTCTCTTCAGCACCCCAATATCATTACGATTTATGACATCGGCATTGATGAAAATAATTCACCCTTCTTTACAATGGAACTGCTCGAAGGACAAACTTTAAAAAGCTTTATCGAAAATAAAGCGAGCCAAGAATTTAATATTGATGTATTCCTCAAAATCTGTGATGCCATTGCCTTTGCTCATAGCCACTCAATTTTACATCTTGACCTTAAGCCTGAAAATGTCTATGTCGGGTCATTTGGCCAAGTCACTGTTTGTGACTGGGGCATTGCTCGCATTCTTAAACAAGATGAAGAAGCTGAAGTATCTCCTCAATTTGATCCTGACATACTCAATCACATGACCCTACAGGGTCAAATAAAAGGAACCCCAGGTTTTATGGCTCCTGAGCAAGCCATGAGCAATCAACAAAAGGATCAGAGAACTGATATATATGCCCTCGGTGGTATTCTTTATTTCATGTTTTCAAAAAAAGCGCCCATACAGGGCAAAGAAATCACCACCTTGATCGAAAAAACTAAGCGTGCAGAAATCCAACCCCTCGATAATTATCTTTCATTGCCACGAGCCTTGAAAGCTATTCTAACAAAATGTTTAAGTCCTGAGCCACAAGATAGGTATGCTAGTATTATTGATTTAAAATTAGATATTATCAAATACCAAAAAGGTTTTGCGACTCTCGCCGAAGATGCAGGATTGTTAGTCCACCTCCAACTCCTAATTCGACGACAGTATAAAGCATTAGTCATTATCATGTTCATTCTTGCACTCATTGTACTCATGGGAACTCAATCTCTGCAAAGAATTCGTCAAGAGCGCAATCTTGCCTTAAAGGCCGAACAAGTAGCACAAGCAGAAAGAATAAAAGCCGAAGAAAACCTGACCAACCTAAAAGAAGCTCATTTGCAAAATAAATTACTAACTGAAGATATTTTGGAACTTACTAATGAAATTGCAGATAGTGATGACCTGAGTAGTGCTAAACGAAAAATTGCACTACTAAACGAAGCTCTGAAGAAGGAAAGCAAAGCGAAAAAAAGAAAAATAATCTTACGAAAGAAAGCCCTCTTACATTTCGTTTTACAAGAATTCACTGCGGCGGCGAAAACTTTTTCTCAAATGGACTCACAAAACAACCTATCTAGACTTATTAAAATTTCTGATTGGGCCAAGGAACTAAAACACGATTCACAATCTTTAAGCGATAGTCAATTCGCCGAACTTCTTCTGCATCTTGGTCACAATCAATACGAGCTCATTAAAGCGATGTATTTCAAGCATACTAAATACAGGTCTCATCGTATCAAAGATAGTGAAGGTTCCATTTCACTCGCAAAAATTATGGTATTTTACAATAACAAAATTTGGGAAAAAAATAAATTAAATGGCTACTCGGAATTCTTTGTCGACGGCAGAATTAGCTTAGCAAACCTGCCAATTAGTCGCTTCATTGTTGAACCCTATAAAATCAATATCCTCAGTGAGATTAACTTTGATTATCTCGATATTTCTAACACTTCATTTTTTGAATTTGTTCAAATCAAAGATATCCCTCTGAAAACACTTAATATATCTGCCTGCCGACTTAACGAAATAAACCCTATGCGTATACAAATCCTGCAGAGTACTGGACTTAAAACTATTATCTATCAGGATGCTTATCTAAAGCCTGAGGAGATCCAATTACTTTCAAAGTACTTCATCTTGAAGAAAGTTGATTAA
- the glmS gene encoding glutamine--fructose-6-phosphate transaminase (isomerizing) translates to MCGIIAYAGENNPLKILVNGLERLEYRGYDSAGVSVLKDNQIYTVKAAGKVSSLAEKIDSDDQLSDTSLLNCGIAHTRWATHGGPTENNAHPHLGQNSRIALVHNGIIENYQDLKNELLEQGHTFKSETDTEILAHLIEAHYTDDLKKAVSEALAKVEGAYGIAVISKDEPDTIITARFGSPIVIGLCKDEVIIASDINAIVHHTDRVVYLNDGDLAIVNKDGISFHDLSLKSVQRNEEKITHSAEEAQKGGYSTFMMKEIHDQPRAVRNSVRGHLDFDNATTSLGGLHMNPKELASIDRIQLFACGTSLNAALLGQYFFEDLAGIPCQVTQAADFRYRNPIIEKNTLAIALSQSGETADTLAAVHEAKRKGADLIAICNAVGSTIAREAGRGVYLHAGPEISVASTKAFTTQVSVLLQLAILLGRTKRLDRSQSIEILEAIDKLPEQIEEVLKLSDSIREIAKKYTDVHSMFFIGRGYQYPVALEGALKVKEISYIHAEGYHAAELKHGPLALLDEKVPVVAICTNKDSAQKIVSNIRECSSRSAPVIAVVSEGIETPADDSIVIPATHPTTAPILSAVALQLFSFHIADLRGCPIDQPRNLAKSVTVE, encoded by the coding sequence ATGTGTGGTATCATTGCATACGCAGGTGAAAACAATCCTTTAAAGATTCTCGTAAACGGCTTAGAGCGATTAGAATATCGCGGTTATGATTCAGCTGGCGTGAGTGTCCTAAAAGACAATCAGATTTACACGGTAAAAGCAGCTGGTAAAGTTTCCAGTTTAGCTGAGAAAATTGATAGTGATGACCAACTCTCTGACACCAGCCTCTTAAATTGCGGCATTGCTCACACTCGTTGGGCTACACATGGTGGACCTACTGAAAACAATGCTCACCCACACCTTGGACAAAACTCAAGAATTGCTTTAGTTCACAATGGTATTATTGAAAATTACCAAGATTTAAAAAATGAACTACTCGAACAAGGACATACCTTTAAGTCCGAAACAGATACCGAAATCCTTGCACATCTAATTGAAGCACATTACACCGATGATTTAAAAAAAGCTGTCTCAGAAGCTTTAGCTAAGGTTGAAGGCGCCTACGGTATTGCGGTTATCTCCAAAGATGAACCCGACACTATTATCACAGCTCGTTTTGGGAGTCCAATTGTCATTGGCCTCTGTAAAGACGAAGTCATTATCGCCTCCGATATCAACGCCATTGTACACCATACTGATCGCGTTGTTTACCTCAATGATGGCGACTTAGCTATTGTCAATAAAGATGGCATAAGCTTCCATGACTTAAGTTTGAAGTCGGTACAAAGAAATGAAGAAAAGATCACGCATTCTGCGGAAGAAGCTCAAAAAGGTGGCTACTCTACTTTCATGATGAAAGAAATTCATGATCAGCCACGTGCCGTTAGAAACTCGGTTCGCGGTCATTTAGATTTTGATAATGCAACCACTTCTCTTGGTGGCTTGCACATGAATCCCAAAGAACTCGCCTCCATTGACCGCATCCAACTTTTTGCCTGTGGCACTTCGCTTAACGCCGCTCTATTAGGTCAATATTTCTTTGAAGATCTCGCAGGAATTCCTTGCCAAGTTACTCAAGCAGCCGACTTTAGATACCGCAACCCTATTATTGAAAAAAATACCTTAGCAATTGCCTTGAGTCAATCTGGTGAGACTGCTGATACACTAGCGGCAGTCCATGAAGCCAAACGCAAGGGCGCTGACTTAATTGCCATTTGTAATGCTGTTGGTTCTACAATTGCGAGAGAAGCAGGCCGTGGAGTCTATCTGCATGCTGGACCAGAAATCTCAGTAGCTTCCACTAAAGCCTTTACAACACAGGTCTCGGTCTTACTTCAACTCGCCATTTTACTAGGAAGAACTAAACGCTTAGATAGAAGTCAATCTATTGAGATCCTCGAGGCTATTGATAAACTACCTGAGCAAATTGAAGAAGTCTTAAAACTTTCTGATTCGATTCGAGAAATAGCAAAAAAATACACAGATGTTCACAGCATGTTTTTCATTGGTCGTGGCTATCAATACCCTGTTGCTTTAGAGGGCGCTTTAAAGGTTAAAGAGATTTCCTATATTCACGCAGAAGGCTATCATGCAGCGGAACTTAAACATGGCCCACTGGCCTTACTCGATGAAAAAGTCCCTGTTGTTGCGATCTGTACCAACAAAGATTCAGCTCAAAAAATAGTTTCTAATATTCGTGAATGCTCTTCGCGCAGCGCACCTGTTATTGCCGTCGTGAGCGAAGGCATAGAAACACCTGCTGATGATTCAATTGTAATCCCTGCTACTCATCCAACAACAGCACCCATTTTATCTGCTGTTGCATTGCAGCTTTTTTCCTTTCACATTGCCGACCTACGTGGTTGCCCCATTGATCAACCACGGAACTTAGCTAAATCTGTAACCGTAGAGTAA
- a CDS encoding ATP-dependent DNA helicase, producing MSIFPERFSFLDGRDFERRPQQETMASKVYYSLSEGLNLCVEAPTGVGKSIAYLLPAVKWHRQTEQSKPIIITTHTKHLQEQLLKKDVPAVQMMLGDDFNAVIGMGRGNYICMRRMNAAAAGSPDFLPDESMIPEVFRIKSWADTSENGCKTELPFAVDNGAWGTVNAEEGNCLNQRCPHFKPCFFQKSRRALFKADIIIVNHALFFSDLAIKAETGDDQAGILPSPSAIIVDECHTVEDVAAVHLGIRLSAGTFLYQLRRIYNKRSKRGAISGISDNRGRFLAARLHDEVRDFFQSLHAWLPDDIKTHRIHEAVVPENPLAEGLTQLCGLLEVYADEEETNVEKETELRSLSRRLLKLTDSLSFFLRANSEEHVFWFEKSSQYLSMHAAAIDVAPILNDLLFRSKTPVITTSATLAVGEKLKYFRSRVGMSEALDMILDSPFDFKNQMKVFAAQSVPSPKDKDYEKESINWLRYFIHMTNGGAFVLFTSFSQMKRTADAIRPFMTEMGLNIFVQGEAASSALLLEAFKEDTNSVLFGTDTFWTGVDVPGETLRNVIIMRIPFSVPDHPLIAARCEHLEKSGGRPFFDFSIPEAELKLRQGIGRLIRTAKDRGIVVLMDSRVSNTNYGGKFLRAMPEGCEIEKF from the coding sequence TTGTCAATTTTCCCAGAGCGATTTAGTTTTTTGGATGGGCGTGATTTTGAACGTCGCCCACAGCAGGAAACAATGGCAAGTAAAGTTTATTACTCTTTGTCAGAAGGTCTAAATTTATGTGTAGAGGCTCCCACGGGAGTGGGCAAGAGTATTGCGTATTTATTACCGGCAGTTAAGTGGCATCGTCAGACAGAGCAAAGTAAGCCTATTATCATTACTACTCATACCAAGCACCTCCAGGAACAGCTATTGAAAAAAGATGTTCCCGCAGTGCAAATGATGCTGGGAGATGATTTTAATGCCGTGATTGGTATGGGGCGAGGCAATTATATCTGTATGCGTAGAATGAATGCCGCCGCAGCAGGAAGTCCTGATTTCTTACCTGATGAAAGTATGATACCTGAAGTTTTTCGTATCAAATCTTGGGCAGATACGAGTGAGAATGGTTGTAAAACGGAATTGCCTTTTGCTGTGGATAATGGAGCATGGGGCACAGTTAATGCGGAAGAAGGCAATTGCTTAAATCAGCGCTGCCCGCACTTTAAGCCCTGTTTTTTTCAAAAATCGAGAAGAGCTTTATTTAAAGCTGATATAATAATAGTCAATCATGCACTCTTTTTTTCGGACCTCGCAATTAAGGCAGAAACTGGAGATGATCAAGCCGGTATTCTGCCATCCCCTTCAGCAATTATTGTAGATGAATGTCACACAGTAGAAGATGTGGCAGCGGTACATTTAGGTATACGTTTATCGGCGGGTACTTTTTTGTATCAATTGCGGAGAATCTATAATAAGCGTAGTAAACGTGGAGCGATCAGTGGTATTAGTGATAACCGGGGACGTTTTTTAGCCGCCCGTCTACATGATGAAGTACGCGATTTTTTTCAAAGTCTCCATGCTTGGTTACCTGATGATATTAAGACTCATCGGATTCATGAAGCGGTTGTGCCAGAAAATCCTTTGGCAGAAGGCTTGACGCAGCTCTGTGGTCTCTTGGAAGTTTACGCAGATGAAGAAGAAACGAATGTGGAAAAGGAAACGGAATTGCGGTCGCTTTCGAGACGCTTACTTAAATTAACTGATAGCCTATCATTTTTCCTACGAGCGAATTCAGAAGAGCATGTTTTTTGGTTCGAAAAAAGTAGTCAGTATTTATCGATGCACGCCGCTGCAATAGATGTAGCACCCATTCTCAATGATTTACTCTTTCGATCAAAGACGCCTGTTATTACAACGAGTGCGACTTTGGCTGTTGGTGAAAAATTAAAATACTTTAGAAGCCGGGTAGGGATGAGTGAGGCTCTAGATATGATTTTGGATAGCCCATTCGATTTTAAAAATCAAATGAAAGTTTTTGCAGCACAAAGTGTACCATCACCCAAAGACAAGGATTATGAAAAAGAGTCGATAAACTGGCTCCGTTATTTTATTCATATGACGAATGGTGGTGCCTTTGTTTTATTTACCTCATTCTCTCAGATGAAACGAACGGCAGATGCCATACGTCCTTTTATGACTGAAATGGGCTTAAATATCTTCGTTCAGGGAGAAGCGGCTTCTTCAGCTTTGTTATTAGAGGCCTTTAAAGAGGATACTAATTCAGTTCTTTTTGGTACAGATACCTTCTGGACGGGAGTCGATGTTCCTGGAGAGACGCTGCGCAATGTAATTATTATGCGTATTCCTTTTTCGGTACCTGATCACCCCTTAATTGCAGCCCGATGTGAGCACTTAGAGAAAAGTGGGGGGCGTCCTTTTTTCGATTTCTCTATACCAGAAGCTGAACTTAAGCTCAGGCAAGGGATAGGACGACTTATACGGACTGCTAAAGACCGTGGGATAGTCGTTTTAATGGATAGCCGTGTCAGTAATACAAATTACGGCGGTAAATTCCTTCGGGCAATGCCCGAAGGATGTGAGATAGAGAAGTTTTAA
- the mqnC gene encoding cyclic dehypoxanthinyl futalosine synthase — protein sequence MSFQRLNFEEGLDLFQNADLFDLQKMAVEQRNKINPVSEVTYVIDSNPNYTNACTADCLFCAFYRKPGDEEVYVRSLDDVRNMMKDAQAQDATTVLLQGGLHPDLKLDYYLDIIKMTVAEFPGIIPHFWSAPEIDNIAEVENITVREVLQKMYDVGQLSLPGGGAEILSQKVRNRISPKKHKVDRWLHIHEVAHEIGMKSTATMMYGHREEPEDIIIHLQAIRDIQDRTGGFTAFVPWTYKKDNTLLGKKVTRETTPEDYYRILAISRLYLDNFDHIQASWFSEGKDTGVKSLSYGADDFGGTLFEENVHAETGFINKTSAEGLCSMIRKAGFTPVQRDTLYNKVLTVKS from the coding sequence ATGAGTTTTCAACGATTAAACTTTGAAGAAGGTTTAGACCTCTTCCAAAATGCAGACCTTTTTGACCTCCAAAAAATGGCTGTCGAACAGCGTAATAAAATTAATCCTGTAAGTGAAGTTACTTATGTGATTGACTCAAACCCCAATTACACCAATGCTTGCACTGCAGACTGCCTTTTCTGCGCCTTCTACCGCAAACCAGGTGATGAAGAAGTCTATGTACGCAGTTTAGATGATGTTCGCAATATGATGAAAGACGCCCAAGCACAAGATGCTACTACCGTTTTACTCCAAGGTGGCCTACATCCGGATCTGAAACTAGATTATTACCTCGACATCATAAAAATGACTGTCGCAGAATTTCCTGGTATAATCCCTCACTTTTGGTCAGCTCCTGAAATTGACAATATCGCTGAAGTTGAAAATATCACTGTCCGTGAAGTTCTTCAAAAAATGTATGACGTGGGACAACTCTCTCTTCCTGGTGGCGGAGCAGAAATCCTCTCTCAAAAAGTGCGCAATCGTATTTCACCCAAGAAGCATAAAGTCGATCGCTGGCTCCACATCCATGAAGTTGCCCATGAAATCGGCATGAAGTCCACCGCCACGATGATGTATGGCCACAGAGAAGAACCCGAAGACATTATTATTCATTTACAGGCTATTCGTGACATCCAAGACCGTACAGGCGGTTTCACGGCCTTCGTTCCATGGACATACAAGAAAGATAATACTCTTTTAGGAAAAAAAGTTACCAGGGAGACTACACCCGAAGATTACTACCGTATTCTTGCTATCTCTCGCTTATATTTAGATAACTTTGACCATATCCAAGCTTCTTGGTTCAGCGAAGGAAAAGACACTGGAGTAAAGTCCTTATCCTATGGTGCTGATGACTTTGGCGGAACCTTATTTGAAGAAAATGTCCACGCCGAAACAGGCTTTATC